A genomic window from Aquila chrysaetos chrysaetos chromosome 9, bAquChr1.4, whole genome shotgun sequence includes:
- the LOC115345749 gene encoding uncharacterized protein KIAA1671-like has product MATRVEINSTLASLTTVPDLNEIRNEDKSQRVYVSVLSDASNKTKEASASLTLEEKNKFGSTLRSATMPSLGSRPRLFPKPFSKEKSSDSFANVKPPIPAFRSSSLIRKATEETSSVKVLSGNVPPLVDQKVIEDENKAGSEVVTNMTFYTGPSANTVILFETAGTEQSKVSLAQEKRAADDHRVFSTMQTKELQCNMKQEKPSQLSETSRNPEGSLHRQVSLSSSLRPVSWNSLKTGEKKDVCEVHPGEKNNDDANNIYSKGDFSIDIQQRPKHRPVSAIFLESLRDQKHRTVEASEEESSTEKSWVRKPRPLSMDLTAKFEHKDLSSCKKTCSSHESKENVSVISFTDVDCHDQSEMGPKTEETEFHKGSSSKTNLKCSSQDIGILNNGKYIWETKLKSKSEQIETKPEITTSLHSSERSHETTIESRTNKGGKRPDQKETYMFLGCESPAASSEKENNVIRGSVKKHISLFTSENPSTSMDTELLPSAAEKENRCVNIQQRIKELTTENTDVKPGNLRRSLQSRPLSADLTKMFSSPTSSSEAKPEKPAETRNDSINEMQENQKSKEIKLAYGTDFTEAHATGNPWKPRQILKITNKSDQVERKGSFLGDGQHFSQQSENSVSFTSNLEKKLKPTTLVEKTYIKTVRATMFDHNVQRHNVAADHPGTDSALKMSNELEAKHDVVTSGHNRRSWMGGVEETTSVKKEYDKQSDSSKHITDVEKSGKPACSNEDKKMTPGILLEKSLVEKSEKATPKNVEDSLIYQRIEPRYEVFQACGERALSEAITMAPEKKAMTLRTRKSSVKENKNDEDILHTGQSARANSKTLYLKEDSIISEARDTKVFTSKSVLREPNDLFSSECTLPEQKKDSDKTETDPVLIAEKIPYSTNKSKCLGMNEKVNKLHSEIKNDKSEISSMDKTERSNMMKCSSEKRGFRSGGADSYEFRTNFDREVISTSVNKHGAQSASVLSSGQFCKCSSSHHPDTKVLTINKEESRAFGLRKSLDLNCKEQDFNLDSTAHENSEKIRVIDPEEKVRRTRK; this is encoded by the exons ATGGCAACAAGAGTAGAAATAAATTCTACTTTGGCGTCTTTGACGACAGTACCTGActtaaatgaaatcagaaatgagGATAAATCACAGCGTGTGTATGTAAGTGTGCTTTCAGATGCAAGTAACAAGACAAAGGAGGCTTCAGCATCACTAACTCTTGAAGAGAAGAACAAGTTTGGGAGTACTTTGAGATCTGCAACAATGCCGTCGCTAGGATCAAGGCCAAGACTTTTCCCAAAGcctttttctaaagagaaatCTTCAGATAGTTTTGCGAATGTAAAACCACCTATTCCAGCTTTCAGATCAAGTAGTCTTATTAGAAAGGCCACTGAAGAAACATCATCTGTTAAGGTATTAAGTGGAAATGTTCCTCCATTAGTAGATCAGAAAGTAATTGAAGATGAAAATAAGGCTGGCAGTGAAGTAGTCACAAACATGACCTTCTACACGGGTCCCAGTGCGAATACTGTCATTCTTTTTGAGACAGCAGGCACAGAGCAATCAAAGGTAAGCCTGGCCCAAGAAAAAAGGGCTGCTGATGACCACAGAGTATTTAGTACTATGCAAACAAAAGAGCTTCAGTGCAACATGAAGCAGGAGAAACCATCTCAGCTGTCTGAGACATCCAGGAATCCTGAAGGGTCTCTTCATAGGCAGGTATCGCTTTCCTCCAGTCTTAGACCAGTCTCTTGGAACTCCCTcaaaactggtgaaaaaaaagatgtttgtgAAGTTCATccaggggagaaaaacaatGATGATGCAAATAATATCTACAGTAAAGGTGATTTCTCTATTGATATACAGCAAAGGCCAAAACATAGACCAGTATCTGCTATTTTTCTGGAATCATTACGAGATCAAAAGCATCGCACTGTGGAAGCTTCTGAGGAAGAATCTTCTACAGAGAAATCCTGGGTTAGAAAACCAAGGCCTTTGTCCATGGACCTGACAGCTAAGTTTGAACATAAAGATCTTTCTTCTTGCAAGAAGACTTGTTCATCTCATGAAAGCAAGGAGAATGtatcagtaatttcttttactgATGTTGACTGTCACGATCAGTCTGAAATGGGGCcaaaaactgaagaaactgaGTTTCATAAAGGCAGTTCTTCTAAAACAAATTTGAAGTGCAGTAGTCAGGACATTGGCATCctaaataatggaaaatacataTGGGAAACAAAGCTTAAATCTAAAAGTGAACAAATtgagacaaaaccagaaataacgACTAGCTTGCACAGTTCTGAAAGAAGCCATGAAACCACTATTGAAAGCAGAACTAATAAAGGGGGGAAAAGACCAGATCAGAAGGAGACGTATATGTTTCTAGGCTGTGAAAGCCCTGCAGCTTcctcagaaaaagagaataatgtCATAAGAGGTAGTGTTAAAAAACACATTAGTTTGTTTACTTCAGAAAATCCCAGTACCTCAATGGATACAGAGCTTCTCCCATCAGctgctgagaaggaaaacagatgtgTTAACATCCAACAGAGAATCAAAGAACTgacaacagaaaatactgatgtTAAGCCAGGAAATCTACGCAGGTCACTTCAATCACGACCACTTTCTGCGGACTTAACAAAGAT GTTTTCAAGTCCGACGTCAAGCAGTGAAGCAAAGCCCGAGAAACCTGCTGAAACTAGAAACGACTCTATcaatgaaatgcaagaaaatcaaaaa AGTAAGGAGATCAAGCTTGCATATGGCACAGATTTCACTGAAGCACATGCTACTGGGAACCCTTGGAAACCCcggcagattttaaaaataacaaataaatctGATCAGGTagagaggaaaggaagcttCCTTGGAGATGGTCAGCATTTTTCTCAGCAAAGTGAAAATTCTGTCTCATTCACAagcaacttggaaaaaaaattaaaaccaaccaCACTTGTGGAAAAGACCTACATTAAAACTGTCCGAGCCACCATGTTTGACCATAATGTTCAGAGGCATAACGTTGCTGCTGATCATCCTGGAACTGATTCTGCACTGAAAATGAGTAATGAGCTTGAGGCAAAGCATGATGTGGTGACTTCGGGGCACAACAGACGATCATGGATGGGAGGAGTGGAGGAAACCACTAGTGTAAAGAAGGAGTATGACAAGCAGTCTGATTCATCAAAACATATAACAGATGtagaaaaaagtggaaaaccAGCTTGTTCAAATGAAGACAAGAAGATGACTCCAGGAATTCTCTTAGAAAAATCTTTGGttgagaaaagtgaaaaagccACTCCTAAAAATGTAGAAGACTCTCTAATTTACCAAAGAATAGAGCCGAGATATGAAGTCTTTCAGGCGTGTGGTGAAAGAGCTCTTAGTGAAGCCATTACAATGGCTCCTGAAAAAAAGGCCATGACACTCAGAACTAGAAAATCATCtgtgaaagagaataaaaatgatgAGGATATTTTACACACTGGTCAGTCAGCTAGGGCAAATAGTAAAACTCTCTACTTGAAAGAAGATAGCATTATTTCAGAAGCTAGAGACACAAAAGTTTTTACAAGCAAGTCTGTGTTGAGAGAACCTAATGATCTTTTCTCCAGTGAATGCACTTTACCTGAACAGAAGAAAGACTCTGATAAAACTGAAACTGATCCAGTATTAATAGCTGAGAAAATACCTTATTCtacaaacaaaagtaaatgtttgggaatgaatgaaaaagtaaacaaactacattctgaaattaaaaatgataaGAGTGAAATCTCTTCCATGGATAAAACAGAGAGGTCTAATATGATGAAATGCTCTTCTGAGAAAAGGGGTTTTAGATCAGGTGGGGCAGACAGCTATGAATTCAGAACCAACTTTGATCGTGAAGTTATTTCAACAAGTGTAAATAAACATGGGGCCCAGTCTGCTTCAGTGCTTTCAAGTGGACAATTTTGTAAATGTTCCAGTAGCCACCATCCAGATACAAAAGTACTAACCATTAATAAAGAGGAATCTAGGGCCTTTGGTTTAAGGAAAAGTCTAGACTTAAATTGCAAAGAACAAGACTTTAACTTAGATAGTACAGCtcatgaaaacagtgaaaaaatcagagtaatagatccagaagaaaaagtaaggaGAACCAGAAAGTAG